TCATGGCCTGTACCGGCTATCCGGATTGCAAGACCACGCGCCGCCTCGACCAGGGCAAGAAGGTCCCCGACATCCCGCTGGACGAGAAGTGCCCGAAATGCGGGCGCAACCTCATCCTGCGCCACGGGCGCTACGGGGAATTCGTCTCCTGCAGTGGCTATCCGGATTGCAAATGGGTGAAGCAGAACTACATCGGGATGAAATGCCCGGAGTGCAAGCAGGGCGAGCTGGCGGAGAAGAAATCGCGCTTCGGCACGATCTTTTACGGGTGCGACCGCTATCCCAAGTGCAAGTTCACCTCGGCGCACAAGCCGCTGGATGAGCCCTGCCCGAAGTGCGGCTCTCCTTACCTCGTGCTCAAGAATCTAAAGTCGGGGCCGGTGATCTCGTGTCCCAACAACAAGCGCGGAGAAGAGAAGGCTCGCCGCCGCCGCAAAGCCGAGCCGGAGTCAACGGTGCAATGCGATTACTCGCGTCCCGCACCCCCGGAGATGCTGCCACCGCGGCCGGAAGCGGGCCAACCGGAAGCGCCGCATGCGGATTGATCCCGCGCCCACCGGCAAAGTTAGCGAAGCAGGCAGCCCGCCGCAGCTGATCTACGAGATGTACTCCTTGATGTACTCGTCCTGGGTCTGGCTGAGTTCCTGCGCGGTCCCGTCGAAGATCACCTTGCCCTCCTTCAGGATCAGGAAGCTGGTGTGGACGTCGCGCGTGCTGCGCGCGGCCAGAGGCCGCATCTCGTTCGCCTCGGTATCGAAGTAGTGGGTAGCCATGATGAAGGCGTCCTGGAGGCGATGGGTCACCAGCAGGGCGGTGGTCTTGTACACATCGCGCTGCTTCACCAGCAGCTCGACGATGGTGGTGGAAGTGATCGGGTCCAGGCCGCCGGTGGGTGAATCGTAGAGCAGTACCTCGGGCTGAGCGATGATAGCTCGGGCGATCGCGACACGGCGCCTCATGCCTCCGGAAAGCTCCGCCGGGAACATACTGACGGTGTGCTCGAGTTCGACGAACCGCAGCGCTTCCCGAACCCGCCGGTCCAACTCCTCTTCCGGGACGTCGCCTTCTTCGATCAGCCGGAAAGCCACGTTCTCCCGGACGGTCAGCGAATCAAAGAGCGCGCTTTCCTGGAAGACCATGCCGACCTTC
This sequence is a window from Terriglobales bacterium. Protein-coding genes within it:
- a CDS encoding ATP-binding cassette domain-containing protein, which codes for MSELLTNQQGADAPQPAQHKAVVFDDVSIEFEGRQVLDGVSFEVARGETKAVFGVAGVGKSTILKLALGLVRPDRGHIYVLGYDVTEMREEELFELRRKVGMVFQESALFDSLTVRENVAFRLIEEGDVPEEELDRRVREALRFVELEHTVSMFPAELSGGMRRRVAIARAIIAQPEVLLYDSPTGGLDPITSTTIVELLVKQRDVYKTTALLVTHRLQDAFIMATHYFDTEANEMRPLAARSTRDVHTSFLILKEGKVIFDGTAQELSQTQDEYIKEYIS